In the Salvia miltiorrhiza cultivar Shanhuang (shh) chromosome 8, IMPLAD_Smil_shh, whole genome shotgun sequence genome, ATCGTGTGCATTAAATATATGatgaaaactatttatttagatatgaaaattgatcaaaaatttagaaaaaaataaaaatgaatgagaattgataaaaattagaatggagtgattataggatgccacgtaggataagatttattttgctattatatatagaAATTAACCCCCAAATAAGGaagataatattaataaataaaataattaagatttgtgtggtctttgtttaattttatttttgaaattagtGACTCAAAGTCCATTCAAATGGATAGCATTTCCCCTAAATACGGCCTGGCCACGTTTGATCCTACCCAATCAACAAAAGCAGCTGCTCATGAAAATACTTACTTCAAATTTTGGCCCTATTAATCTAACCGTCATTTCCTCAGAATCGCAAAgttttttggttttttgtttatttatcgggCAAGTAAAATTGATTTTGTTTGCATCAGCATTCAGCAGTCAGTACCCTACAAAACCAAATAtatggcccacccccaccccccatgaatacatgtgtgtgtatatatacgTGCATAAGCAGCTCGGATTGAAATGACACCAGCTCTTGCGATCCAGTGTTGATGTGGTGTGCGCATTGACTCTCTAGTACTTCTAGTCACCCTTTGCTTGTTTTGCAACGCTCCTTCGATCGATTTAggctttttttttctcttggtAGTTTCATATCAATCTGTTACAGTTTTAGCTGTAAATTTGTGAAGATGAATGCTCTCGCCGCCACTAATCGCAACTTCAGGCAAGCGGCGCGCATTCTCGGTCTTGACAGTAAGATTGAGAAGAGTCTTTTGATCCCGTTTAGAGAGATTAAGGTCTGTTTATTAGtgctttttttgtttaattttaatttgttcgTGATTTCCTAGAGGCCGCTAACGTGtgattttgtgagtttttcTGGTGATCTGTTGAAATTGGATTGCGAAAAGATCTATGCCTTTTTTCAATCTTTTTTCTGTAATAGCCTTTTCTCAATGTTTTTGAGCTGAAAATTGAATTTTTATGGGGTTGTGATCAGGTGGAGTGCACGATTCCAAAAGATGATGGAACGCTGGTTTCCTACGTTGGATTCAGAGTGCAGCATGATAATTCCCGTGGGCCCATGAAAGGAGGGATCAGATATCATCCAGAGGTCtctttttgcttcttttttttctttttggctttgagtttgttttttattttctttgttttttcaattgttttttatttactGGTGCTTTATGAACCTTCTTTGGTGATGTAGAGATTGGATAGTCCATCATTGTTACTTAGATTGTTAGAGCTAAATGATCTACTATTGTTAGTTTACAGGAATGAAGAAATGTATATTGTTAAAACCTACAATCTGACGAGTGCTTAGTGCTGAAAATTGAATGTCCAGCTTAATATAGATTAGATTACTTCTTTGAGATGCTAAAGTAATATTCACCATGGGCTACCAAGAATCCTGTTGGTCCTTGGTTTTACCTACTGTAGTGATTCACAGCATCAGTTTGCAATTCGTGATCTAACTGACATATTGTTGACTTGTTGTTGCCTTCGCATACTGGATCTACGATGAACACACACTCTTACAATGAGAATGTTTTCTGTCCCCTCCACTGAATGCTTTAATGCATATAGATTAGATTCTTCAAGACAGAAATGGCATACAAGAATCTCATGCTGGGATATATGATTTTGATGTGTAACGtctctataaaaaaaattcttccaAATTTATAGTTTCGTGCTGTGGTCTGCATTTAATAGTTATAGACAACGATTTTTGGCAGATATGACACGTGCTTCTTGTTGGTTTCCGTTTTAGAGTGAAATTTGCATGGTTCGGTACATAGATTACCCTAGAGATAACTAATAATCACCTGCCAATTACACCATTGAATTAGTCTCCTTGGATGGACTCATTTTGAATCCTTAGTGATGGAAATGCCCAAACTAGTTGAAGAGCAACCCGGACATTTTCCACTCATAATCAAGGCAGAATAAAAATACAGAAGTGGTTTGTTTTACAAATTTTCTGTTGTTCATATATAAAATGAGTAATGTACAAAATTTAGCATTTATTACTTATATATTCGAGCTTCCATTGACCTTCTATATCCTTGTAATAtctttttgtttcttctttAATATTCCTGTGTAATGAGGTATTGGATTCTTTCTCGCCAcgaattataatttatattgtcGTATTATTGTCATAAAGGTTGACCCTGATGAAGTGAATGCTCTTGCTCAATTGATGACCTGGAAGACTGCTGTAGTAGATATTCCATATGGTGGTGCTAAAGGTGGAATAGGATGCACACCAAAAGAATTAAGTATTAGTGAGTTAGAACGTCTTACCCGTGTCTTCACACAGAAGATACATGACCTTATTGGGGTCAATACTGATGTTCCAGCACCGGATATGGGCACTAATGCTCAGGTAAATGTtctgtttctttttttaaatctaATCCCATTTATCTTTTTCATTCATAAAAGTAAGTTCAAATTATTTGTGATTTGCAGACAATGGCTTGGATTTTGGATGAGTACTCAAAATTTCATGGTTACTCACCTGCAGTCGTTACGGGAAAGCCAATTGTAAGTAGAACTCAAACTATAAACTAGAAATTAGTAAAGTTAATAATTTTTCCAAATTTAGCTATCATCTCATTTTACCCTCTTAAGTTTCTTGATTTTGTGATTGCATGTCAGGATCTTGGTGGTTCACTGGGTAGGGAGGCAGCAACTGGGCGTGGAGTTGTATACGCCACCGAAGCACTACTTGCTGAACATGGAAAATCAATAAAGGGCTTGACTTTTGCCATTCAGGTATCAAGTAAATTTCGCTCCATTTATTCTCCTAACAGTAACGTTTTCTAAAAAGTTGAGCATCTAATGTTTGAACATAATGCAGGGTTTTGGAAATGTTGGATCATGGGCTGCAAGGCTCTTCCATGAAAGAGGTGGCAAGGTTGTTGCAGTGAGTGATATCACTGGAGCAGTGAGGAATCCTAATGGTATTGACATACAGGCATTGATTCAGCATAAAGAGACAACAGGAAAGCTAGCTGACTTCAGTGGTGCTGATGCGATGGATGCAAATGATTTGCTAACTCATGAATGTGATGTTCTCGTACCATGTGCTCTAGGCGGAGTTTTAAACAGGTTTAACATTTTATTCTCGCAGATGAACAATTTTCTTAAATGCTTATTAACTTATTAAATCTTCTGCCCTGAATGCTTTTCTTAAAAAAAGGGATTAAAGTTTAGAAGGAGCTTTAGACTCATTGGATTCTTTTTCCAGATAAATAAGTGAATACAGCAAGTATACTAGAAAAGAGTTTTCCTCTCTGAACAGAGTTTAACATGGATATATCTAACAAAATCTTAATTGTCTAGTCCTCTTTGTTATGCTCCTCGAATTGCAGATTGTCTGTTTCCATGAAACAAATCGAAGTTATACGAATAACTATGTTCCTGAATGACTTCATCATAATCATATCTAAAATTTCTTGTAGTTTAATGAGTTTCTCGAGTAAATTCTATCTTAAAACTATGCAAGTAACATGGACCGAAAACATGGTTCTATGCTTTTTGGTGGAGTACGGCCAATATTCAGAGAAATTATGTTGTTTCTGGATTAACTGAATATGTAAATGTTAAAGACTTTCTATGTTCGTTTCGTTTCAGCTGTCACTAATCTATAGAATCAGCGTATCCATTATGGCTAAAGTACCATATGGAACAAGAATCAGCTCTGCACTACAGTGCCTTTATGAGTATCTAGTGGTCGCTATAAACTTATCTTTTCTGACCTAAAGAGAGGCATACGATCACATAGCTTATGAAGAAAATTCAACAAACAACATTTCTCTATGCTCACAGTATTTAGCAATTGTTCATAAATTTTTCAGTGGTTAGTTATAATTCTTGCATGCTACATTCTGACTTGTATTGGTTATTTTCTTTGTTGAAGAGAAAACGCTGGAGATGTTAGAGCCAAGTTCGTCATAGAAGCTGCTAATCATCCAACTGATCCAGATGCTGATGAGGTCTGACTtttgttctcttttttttaagGTCCTTCAACTAGTATAGACAATATCCTAATAAAAATTGTTCCACTTGTGCAGATTCTATCAAAGAAGGGAGTTGTAATACTCCCCGATATATATGCAAATGCAGGAGGAGTGACCGTTAGTTATTTTGAGTGGGTGCAGGTAAGGTTCTTCTACTCAATGTATTAATAAAATGCAATTGAAATGCAATGTACCACCTTCATT is a window encoding:
- the LOC130997261 gene encoding glutamate dehydrogenase A; this encodes MNALAATNRNFRQAARILGLDSKIEKSLLIPFREIKVECTIPKDDGTLVSYVGFRVQHDNSRGPMKGGIRYHPEVDPDEVNALAQLMTWKTAVVDIPYGGAKGGIGCTPKELSISELERLTRVFTQKIHDLIGVNTDVPAPDMGTNAQTMAWILDEYSKFHGYSPAVVTGKPIDLGGSLGREAATGRGVVYATEALLAEHGKSIKGLTFAIQGFGNVGSWAARLFHERGGKVVAVSDITGAVRNPNGIDIQALIQHKETTGKLADFSGADAMDANDLLTHECDVLVPCALGGVLNRENAGDVRAKFVIEAANHPTDPDADEILSKKGVVILPDIYANAGGVTVSYFEWVQNIQGFMWEEDKVNHELKRYMTKAFHNIKGLCQSHDCNLRMGAFTLGVNRVARATLLRGWEA